From the Malaclemys terrapin pileata isolate rMalTer1 chromosome 13, rMalTer1.hap1, whole genome shotgun sequence genome, one window contains:
- the CLIC1 gene encoding chloride intracellular channel protein 1: MAEEQTQVELFVKAGSDGAKIGNCPFSQRLFMVLWLKGVTFNVTTVDTKRRTETVQKLCPGGQLPFLMYGTEVRTDTNKIEEFLEEVLCPPKYPRLAARNPESNTAGLDIFAKFSAYIKNSNPAQDPVLEKGLLKALKVLDNYLMTPLPDEVDETSAEDETRSSRKFLDGDELTLADCNLLPKLHIVQVVCKKYRGFTIPEALEGIHRYLRNAYAREEFASTCPDAEEIELAYETVAKALK; encoded by the exons GCCGGCAGCGATGGGGCCAAGATCGGGaactgccccttctcccagcgGCTCTTCATGGTGCTTTGGCTCAAAGGCGTCACCTTCAACGTCACCACGGTGGACACGAAACG GAGGACTGAGACGGTTCAGAAGCTTTGCCCGGGTGGGCAGCTCCCCTTCCTGATGTACGGGACCGAGGTCCGGACCGACACCAACAAGATCGAGGAGTTCCTGGAGGAGGTGCTGTGCCCCCCCAA gtACCCCAGGTTGGCCGCCCGTAACCCCGAGTCCAACACAGCCGGGCTCGACATCTTTGCCAAGTTCTCCGCCTACATCAAGAACTCGAACCCGGCGCAGGACCCCG TGCTGGAGAAGGGGCTGCTGAAGGCGCTCAAGGTGCTGGACAATTACCTGATGACGCCGCTGCCGGACGAGGTGGACGAGACGAGCGCCGAGGACGAGACGCGCTCGAGCCGCAAGTTCCTGGACGGGGACGAGCTGACGCTGGCCGACTGCAACCTGCTGCCCAAGCTGCACATCGTCCAG GTGGTGTGTAAGAAGTATCGGGGATTCACCATCccggaggcactggaggggatccaCCGGTACCTGCGAAACGCCTACGCCCGCGAGGAATTCGCCAGCACCTGCCCCGACGCCGAGGAGATCGAACTCGCCTACGAGACGGTGGCCAAAGCCCTGAAATAG
- the DDAH2 gene encoding LOW QUALITY PROTEIN: N(G),N(G)-dimethylarginine dimethylaminohydrolase 2 (The sequence of the model RefSeq protein was modified relative to this genomic sequence to represent the inferred CDS: deleted 1 base in 1 codon), with the protein SVGEGGDPPADWRPVRGSNRSLRLAWTLPRLGQGVSSQPWPVPFSFGRYTHAIVRSIPDSLGARPAGDGAGPAEPVDLAKAHRQYGVYTGILRQKLGLQVIELVADEGLPCSVLVEDTAVIQGDTALVTRPWEPTRRGEISSIKKVLEELKMRVVEVTDDGATLDGSDVLFTGREFFVGISKWTNHRGAEAVADAFRDFAVSTVPVAGSSHLKSFCSMAGPDTVAIGSSEAAKKAMRTMEQLTDHHYDTLTVPDDPAGNCIYVRLGPKGSALLHRSPEEFPNSLQPFQKLSDLTLIPAACSEVAKLGGALSSCSLLINKKLDR; encoded by the exons TCGGTCGGTGAGGGGGGAGATCCGCCGGCCGATTGGAGACCCGTGCGGGGATCGAATCGGTCTCTGCGCCTGGCGTGGACATTGccccgcttggggcagggggtgagctcCCAGCCATGGCCGGTCCCCTTCTCCTTCGGCAGATACACC CACGCCATCGTCCGCAGCATCCCGGACTCGCTGGGCGCCCGGCCTGCCGGGGATGGGGCGGGCCCGGCCGAGCCGGTGGACCTGGCCAAGGCGCACCGGCAGTACGGGGTCTACACCGGGATCCTGCGGcagaagctggggctgcaggTGATCGAGTTGGTGGCCGACGAGGGGCTGCCCTGCTCCGTGCTGGTGGAGGACACGGCTGTGATCCAGGGCGATACAGCGCTCGTCACCCGGCCCTGGGAGCCGACGCGGCGGGGAGAG ATCAGTAGCATCAAGAAGGTCCTGGAGGAGCTGAAGATGCGGGTGGTGGAGGTGACGGATGACGGGGCCACCTTGGACGGCAGCGACGTGCTCTTCACAG GTCGAGAGTTCTTTGTGGGCATCTCCAAATGGACCAATCACCGAGGGGCGGAGGCGGTGGCGGATGCTTTTCGG GATTTTGCTGTCTCTACGGTCCCCGTGGCGGGCTCCTCCCATCTGAAGAGTTTCTGTAGCATGGCTGGACCGGACACAGTCGCCATCGGAAGCAGTGAGGCTGCCAAGAAAGCCATGAGG accatGGAGCAGCTGACCGATCACCACTATGACACACTGACGGTGCCGGACGACCCCGCCGGGAACTGCATCTACGTGCGCCTGGGGCCCAAGGGCAGCGCCCTGCTCCACCGCAGCCCCGAGGAGTTCCCCAACAGCCTacag CCGTTCCAGAAGCTGTCCGACCTCACCCTGATCCCCGCCGCCTGCAGCGAGGTTGCCAAGCTGGGGGGAGCCCTCAGCTCCTGCTCCCTTCTCATCAACAAGAAGCTCGACCGCTAG
- the LOC128847696 gene encoding TNF receptor-associated factor 1-like, translating to MVEESESLPGPSHRCLVVQGPQEARGRLDQRLAEVEAQQKTLQNIVTVLSREMGRREGARGSANRGSSNVLGEAMARILYLEEKVAKQDTLLALKDVMISNLGARVEALEHTSYNGQFLWRLPDVRRKMQQALSKQTPAIYSAPFYTARYGYKLCLKIYLNGDGTGAGTHISLFLVLMRGEYDFWLNWPFHLKVSLTLLDQVGKRHFSHAFQPSPASSSFQRPVSKYNIASGVPEFFPLCQLHAPGATYIHEDTLAFEAVIGDINL from the exons ATGGTGGAGGAGAGCGAGTCCCTGCCGGGCCCGTCCCACCGGTGCCTCGTGGTGCAGGGGCCGCAGGAGGCCCGGGGGCGGTTGGACCAGCGGCTGGCCGAGGTGGAGGCTCAGCAGAAGACCTTGCAGAACATCGTGACGGTGCTGAGCCGGGAGATGGGCAGGCGCGAGGGGGCCAGAGGCTCAGCCAACAGGGGCTCGTCCAACGTCCTGGGGGAAGCCATGGCCCGCATCCTGTACCTGGAGGAGAAG GTGGCCAAGCAGGACACGCTCTTGGCCCTCAAGGACGTGATGATCAGCAACCTAGGGGCCCGGGTCGAGGCCCTCGAGCACACCTCCTACAACGGGCAATTTCTCTGGAGGCTCCCTGATGTGAGGCGAAAGATGCAGCAAGCCCTGTCCAAACAGACCCCTGCCATCTACTCTGCCC CCTTTTACACCGCCCGCTATGGCTACAAACTCTGCCTCAAGATTTACCTCAACGGGGACGGCACCGGGGCTGGGACGCACATCTCTCTCTTCTTGGTGCTGATGAGGGGCGAATACGATTTCTGGCTCAACTGGCCTTTCCATCTCAAG GTCTCCTTGACGCTCCTGGATCAAGTCGGCAAGCGTCACTTCTCACACGCTTTCCAGCCGTCGccagcctcctcttccttccaGCGGCCCGTGAGCAAGTACAACATAGCCAGCGGCGTCCCCGAATTCTTCCCCCTGTGCCAGCTCCACGCCCCGGGAGCCACCTACATCCACGAGGACACCTTAGCCTTCGAGGCCGTGATCGGCGACATCAACCTCTAG
- the LOC128847405 gene encoding skin secretory protein xP2-like has protein sequence MSSIIFSPWGSAKLVPAPSPAPQGAPEGSAGGAPGAAEGRAPCDWSEQLEVGQRRDCGHHVCQQCEGDSESAGILYCVQCLQDQETQLLKDLDRLRGAAGDDSKFNPSLAQGLR, from the exons atgaGTTCAATAATcttcagcccctggggcagcgccAAGCtggtcccggctcccagccccgccccgcaggGGGCGCCCGAGGGGTCCGCAGGGGGGGCGCCCGGAGCCGCCGAGGGGAGAGCCCCGTGCGACTGGAGCGAGCAGCTGGAGGTTGGGCAGAGGCGGGACTGCGGgcaccacgtctgccagcagtgCGAGGGGGACTCGGAGAG TGCCGGGATCCTGTACTGTGttcagtgtttgcaggaccaggaaACGCAGCTGCTCAAGGACCTGGACCGGCTACGTGGAGCTGCGGGGGATGATTCCAAATTCAACCCCAGCCTGGCGCAG ggactgaggtga